The Aphelocoma coerulescens isolate FSJ_1873_10779 chromosome 8, UR_Acoe_1.0, whole genome shotgun sequence genome contains the following window.
GGCTGCTTGCCAGGATGTCTCTGACCAGAAGAAAAAGTACGTGTCCTGTTCCAGGGTTTCACTCTTCTTCCTCCTGTGGcttcccaggaaagcagaggGGCAAGGGGTCCCTCCTGGTCTTGGGAAAGGAAGCCTTAGGGCCCCTTCCTGGGGTGAGGGAGCGATTCCCGCTCCAGCTGCAGGCAAGGcgagggggctgggggctttgTGGCTCCTCCAGGAGTGAGCTTGCAGCCGTCGGGGAGAACAATGTGTTGACTATTGCTATTGTGCCTGCCTGGCTGCCGTGCCGGCTGCACAGGCTGGGACACAAAGGCTCTGTTCCTCTTCAGCTCTAGGACAGGctcttcccagcagctccccaagagcagctgctcctgacccCTGTAAGCTGGAGAGGAGGGAGCCTGTATCCTTgtagatggaggggggctttgGGCCACAAAGAGCAAAAGGGAGTGGGGAGGACAAGGCTGTAagcttggagcagggggaggCAGTCTGTGAGGGGATGCAGAGCATGCTCTGATCTGGTGCTCTGCCCTACAGGACAATATGTGGGACCCCCAACTACCTGGCCCCAGAAGTGCTGCTGAGACAGGGTCATGGGCCAGAGTCGGATGTGTGGTCTCTGGGTTGTGTCATGTAAGTCTGTCCATGTGTGGGGAGGGGTCCAGGCACCCTGCCTGGGGTGGggggcagctgctctgtgggcagcctgatGAGGAAGTTTTGTGCTTTGCCTCGTGGCTCTGCAGTGGTTGCTGAAAGGCAGGGGGAGGGCAGTGAGTGGCTGGATCCTGCTCAGCCCCACTTTGGAGCAGGTGCTGCCTGTAGCCATCCTGGGATGCTGTGGGGACTGTGCAAGCAAGACCTGCACAGGGCAGGTGTGCTCATGTGTGCTCATGCTCCAGTTCAAAGCAGGCTTGACCACACTGTGAACCTGATAAACAATGGAAAATCTCTGTGGCTGCCGCGCTGTTTGCTCAGGGAGCAATCGCTATTTCGGCACATCCAGCCCCTTGCCCGGCTGCTGGCTGCAAGCTTCCTGCTCCATTTTCCACCCTGGTGGCCATGAGGGTGGGAGCAGCGGGAGCCTTTGCCTGCCAGCTCTTTGTCCTTCCTCAAGGCTCCTTGCCTGTCGCTCTAAACAGTTGCTAGGGGGAAGCGTGGCCGGATGTGAGCATGGCTGTCTGGGCTGGAAGTGGTGCTCTCAGCCAGGTGTGGCCGGCCAAATGCCAATAACTTCCTTGCTTTAAGTACTGCTGAGTCACAAACCTGGTGGGGATCTGACAGTGGAATGCATGTCCCCTCCCAGGTACACCCTGCTGTGTGGGAACCCTCCCTTTGAGACCTCTGACCTCAAGGAAACCTACAGGTGTATCAAGCAGGTGGAATACACCCTCCCAgtcttcctctccctgcccgCCAAGCACCTCATTGCTGGCATCCTCAGGCGTAACCCCCAGGACCGCTTCACCCTCGAGGAGATTTTGGACCATGAGTTCTTCAAGGTGAGTGGGTGGGGGCCTGGGTCAAGGGACCCTTCTCCAAGTGGGATGAGGCTTTTTGGGCTGTGCAGGGTGCTGTTCTTGTCCTTTCCTAAGTCTCAGTCCTTCAAAGGGAGCAGCCGCTGTCCTGCCCAAATGCCAGCCAGAGGAACTGAGGGATCTGGTGTGCTTCTGCTGCCTTGTTGCTATAGCAAGGGGTTGTTTCCTGTACTGATGCCAGTCATGGCTCTGAGGCTTGACGGAAACACAAGCTGGCTGTCAGGAGGGATGTGAATGACTGCGgtcagcccagagcagctgctctgcctggagcaTGTGGCCTATGGAAACCAAACCTTTCCCTTGACCTCTCTGCAGGGCTACACGCCTGAGAAGCTCCCTCCCAGCAGCTGCGTGATGGCTCCAGAGCTGAGTCCCCCAAATCCTGCAAAGACTCTGTTTGCTAAAGTCACCAAGACActcttcaggaagaaaaaatctaAGGGTGAGTTTGTGCCTTGCCAAGGAGCCTCTGGGTGACCCTTTCTTCTGGGAGAAGTGGATCCTGTCTTCTGGAGAGAGACCTCCTGATGGGTCTCTCTGGACCCCTTGCCTAGGGATGGCACAGGCTGGGTGTGCCCCTGCCCTTCTTGTGCTGGAGGCCTGGCATGGGTGTGTGCCTGGAGAGCGGATGCTGTGCCGCAACCCATGGGGCAGTTCCTCCTGGAAGCCCTGTGTTGCATGAGAACTGGGAAGTGAAAGTGGGAGGCAGCTATCTAACAGCCTTCTTGCCTCTGTGGGCATGGGAATAGATAAGGGAGAGCTGAGCTACTGGGAAGGGATGGCCTGGATGTCCCCAAcctctgtgctcagcagcatgctcatctcttgctctcttCTCAGCCAAGAAGGGCTCTTCAGAGGACAGGGATGACATCTCCAAGCTGGTTACTGGGCTGATGAAGACCTCAATCTGTCGGCAGATGAGCTATAAAACTGTGGAAGGGAATGAGGTGAGAACATCTCTGAGGCCATGCACGCCTTTCTTTGGGGGAGCAGGCAGGACTGTGGTAAAGCCAGCTCTCTCCGCAGGCCACTCCTATATCGTGCCGCAgtgccagctccagccctgtggAGACGGTGGTGGAAGAGACGTCTCACAAGTCTGCGTCCCCCTCCATCCGGGGAACGATGGCCAGCAGCTGTGAAGGTGAGCAATACCTGCCCCAGCCACCCCAGCCTGCCCCAAGCTTCCTGTCATGCCTGGGCTGATAGCGGGGCCAGCTGACTCAGCCTGTCATCTTCTGCCCGCAGCCTTTGAAGATTGCATCAGCGCCTCTGCCATCATCGAGTCAGCTGTCCGACTCCTGCGGACCTGCCTCTCCTCCATGCCTCCAGGTAAACTGGTTGGACTGCTCTGGGATGGGATAGGGTGCTGTGCATCCCCTTCCTCGTGGGATGAAGGCATGGCTGCTATTTGGGGTACAAACAGCACCCTAAATGGTGCCAGAGACTGCTGCAGGGATCTGCTCCCCCTGGGGAGGTGAGAGGGACAGGGGCTGGCTGGCTGCTCTGCTCACCTCCTCTCTTCTCCAACAGCGGAGAAAAACCCAGCTTCCCTGGCCCGCCATGAGCACTTTGTGTGGGTGAGCAAGTGGGTGGATTATTCCAACAAGTACGGCTTTGGCTACCAGCTCTCCAACCACAGCATCGGAGTGCTCTTCAACAACGGCACGCACATGACGCTTTCCCCCAACCACAGGTGAGCAGTGGGAATGGGGCTCATCTCTGTCTCTGGGGAAGCCCCCTTGAGTGGGGAGTCTGTGCCAGGGTGGGCATCCCTAAAACTTGTGCTGTGCTCCCTCCAGGACTGTCCATTATAACCCGACCAACAGCAAACACCTGGTGTTCTCTGTGGCCGCCatccctgagcagctgcagggacagaTGAGTGTCTTGCGCTACTTTGCGTCCTACATGGAGCAGCATCTCATGAAGGTGAGTGCTGGAGCCCAGGGCTGGACATTGGGTCATGGCTTGACCACACCACTTGGGCTGGTTGGACTCCCTGCTTGCAGGCTGTGGCCAGGTGGACACTGAGTTGTTCCCTGGGAGTGGGGACCCCACTGAGGGGGTGCCCAGCTTTGGTGTTGTGTGTGCTGGTGGCAGTGCTCCTGTGTGTGGGACCAGTGGCTTATGCAGACCCTTCTCTCAAAGGGAGGTGACCTGCCCAGCATAGATGACCTCgggcagccagccctgctcctcctgcagtgGGTAAAGACTGACCAAGCCTTGCTCATGCTCTTCAGCAGTGGCACCCTCCAGGTATGTGTGAGGCACAGTGGAGATGCCCAGATCCTTTTGAATGATGGGGGGGGTCTTCTGGTCTGTTTTGGATCATGTCTTCCCCAGCCCAGGGGGGGCTTCAGTTGGATGCTTCTGTCTGCCCCTGTGCTAGGGCTGGCTCATTCCTGCCATGAGACAtgggcagggggatgctcctgggcaggttggggagggggaatgggTTGAGGCAGGAAATGTGGCTCTGTCCTGGCTCCCAACATGCTGTGGGAAGCATGGGTTAAACCAAGCCCAACCTGTCTCCTAGGTGAATTTCTACAATGACCACACCAAGGTGATCATTAGCAAGCCTGACCACTCCTGCCTTGTCACCTACATCAACCGGGAGCGCAACTCCTACACTTACAAGCTGTGCAGcatccaggagctgggctgctctCCTGAGCTCCACCACCGCCTCAGATACATCCTCAGGCTTCTCCAAGAATGGGCTGAGGCCTAGCCTGGGTCCTTGGGGGACCCTGTCTGGACACAGAGGtttccccctgccctcccctgcgATGGGAGGTATGATGTGGTGCTGGCTAGCCCCTGGGCACCCTGTATCCTGGTGCTCAGCTGGATTCTGGACTAAGACATGTGGATGTGGTTACAGCAGCAGGTCTGGATATccttgctgctccctggctctgGGCAATCACTGTCTTCCcactggcagctcctgctcttgTGGTGCTGGTCTCGATGGAATGGACTGGGGTGTtacagggtggtggtggtggatgAGTGTCCTGCAGCCAGGTTTGGGGCTGGCAACTGCCTGTGATGGGGGCTCAGGCTGCCCTGTCCTGGTTGATGCATCAGTTGCACAGACCCTCTGCATGGCCTGGAAACAGCTGCCACAGCCTTGATCTCAAACTTTGGGTACTGTAAGGTAGGAAAAACCCCTTACCAGGGATGAAGggtgctgcctgccctgccaggggctccgTGGGCTGGTGTGTGCCATTCCACAACTGCTACACTAAGGagggggctgggccgggcccaaCTGTGCCCTGTCTCTTCCCAAATTATGAA
Protein-coding sequences here:
- the PLK3 gene encoding serine/threonine-protein kinase PLK3, whose amino-acid sequence is MESAGLFPPFAAASLPARPPPAPAPPPRAAETTRIITDPISGRSYCKGRLLGKGGFARCYEMTDLSSNKTYAVKVIPHSRVAKPHQREKITNEIELHRDLHHKHIVKFSHYFEDSESIYIFLEHCSRKSLAHIWKARHTLLEPEVRYYLKQIISGLKYLHLKGILHRDLKLGNFFINENMELKVGDFGLAACQDVSDQKKKTICGTPNYLAPEVLLRQGHGPESDVWSLGCVMYTLLCGNPPFETSDLKETYRCIKQVEYTLPVFLSLPAKHLIAGILRRNPQDRFTLEEILDHEFFKGYTPEKLPPSSCVMAPELSPPNPAKTLFAKVTKTLFRKKKSKAKKGSSEDRDDISKLVTGLMKTSICRQMSYKTVEGNEATPISCRSASSSPVETVVEETSHKSASPSIRGTMASSCEAFEDCISASAIIESAVRLLRTCLSSMPPAEKNPASLARHEHFVWVSKWVDYSNKYGFGYQLSNHSIGVLFNNGTHMTLSPNHRTVHYNPTNSKHLVFSVAAIPEQLQGQMSVLRYFASYMEQHLMKGGDLPSIDDLGQPALLLLQWVKTDQALLMLFSSGTLQVNFYNDHTKVIISKPDHSCLVTYINRERNSYTYKLCSIQELGCSPELHHRLRYILRLLQEWAEA